The following proteins are encoded in a genomic region of Rudaeicoccus suwonensis:
- a CDS encoding amidohydrolase family protein, producing the protein MTYTPSIDLDAIDAIDMHVHIESDGHGHTSLDDELMDASAAYFRPSDNRTPTVADIAARYRERRMAAVIFTVDAATATGHPSLSSEQIATEAAAHSDVVIPFGSVDPHRGKDAIDQARRLVEDYGVRGFKFHPSLQAFEPNEPSFYPLWEQLESLGVPALFHTGQNGIGAGLPGGRGIKLRYSNPILLDDVAADFPALTVILAHPSVPWQGEAISMATHKANVYIDLSGWSPTYFPAELVKAAGSFLRSKVLFGSDYPLIAPERWISDFEKLGIKPEVMPKVLKDNAIGVLNLR; encoded by the coding sequence ATGACCTACACCCCGTCGATCGACCTCGACGCGATCGATGCGATCGACATGCACGTGCACATCGAGAGCGACGGCCATGGGCACACCTCCCTCGACGACGAACTCATGGACGCCTCGGCGGCATACTTCCGCCCCTCCGACAATCGCACCCCGACGGTCGCCGACATTGCGGCTCGATACCGCGAAAGACGTATGGCGGCAGTCATTTTCACCGTCGACGCCGCCACCGCGACCGGTCATCCATCGTTGAGCAGCGAGCAGATCGCGACCGAGGCGGCCGCGCACTCCGACGTGGTGATCCCGTTCGGGTCGGTGGACCCGCACCGCGGCAAGGACGCGATCGACCAGGCCCGACGACTGGTCGAGGACTACGGGGTGCGCGGCTTCAAATTCCACCCCAGCCTGCAGGCCTTCGAACCCAACGAACCGTCGTTCTATCCGTTATGGGAGCAGTTGGAGTCGCTGGGTGTCCCGGCGTTGTTCCACACCGGTCAGAACGGCATCGGCGCCGGGCTGCCCGGCGGGCGGGGCATCAAACTGCGCTACTCCAACCCGATCCTGCTCGACGACGTCGCGGCCGACTTTCCGGCTCTGACCGTGATCCTCGCGCACCCGTCGGTGCCCTGGCAGGGCGAGGCCATCTCGATGGCCACCCACAAAGCGAACGTCTACATCGACCTGTCCGGATGGTCGCCGACCTACTTTCCGGCCGAGCTGGTCAAGGCTGCCGGCAGCTTCCTGCGCTCCAAGGTGTTGTTCGGCAGCGACTATCCGCTGATCGCACCAGAGCGCTGGATCAGCGACTTCGAGAAGCTCGGCATCAAGCCCGAGGTCATGCCGAAAGTGTTGAAGGACAACGCGATCGGAGTCCTCAACCTCCGCTGA
- a CDS encoding PaaX family transcriptional regulator, whose protein sequence is MSTAPSDSGSALRSDSGRQVQQFIITILATWARGEHSVVPVADLIGLMASLDVDPPAVRSALARLKKREVLLSARAGRAAAYELNPRLERIFAEGDARIFHPQRAAATDPWLVALFTVPEAERSSRHLLRKRLTNLGFGTIAPGSWIAPAHLLTATKEALQRDGLDHYVEMFVSRPDDATCADELRHKVAQWWDLDELHRQYAEFVTRYAPLHDDHTNGRTTDAAAFATYVRLVTDWRRLPYRDPGLPVAYLPADWVGLVAEQLFTDLHRQLSAPATALVR, encoded by the coding sequence GTGAGCACAGCACCCTCCGACAGTGGATCGGCCCTGCGCAGTGACAGTGGCCGTCAGGTGCAGCAGTTCATCATCACGATCCTCGCGACGTGGGCGCGCGGCGAGCACAGCGTCGTGCCGGTGGCGGATCTGATCGGTCTGATGGCGTCGCTGGACGTCGATCCGCCGGCGGTCCGATCGGCGCTCGCCCGGCTCAAGAAACGCGAGGTGCTGCTCAGCGCGCGGGCCGGGCGAGCTGCGGCATACGAACTCAATCCGCGTCTGGAGCGCATCTTCGCCGAGGGCGATGCCCGCATCTTCCATCCGCAGCGCGCGGCGGCGACTGACCCGTGGCTGGTCGCGTTGTTCACGGTGCCCGAGGCCGAGCGGAGCAGCCGCCACCTGCTACGAAAACGCCTGACGAACCTCGGATTCGGCACGATCGCGCCCGGATCGTGGATTGCTCCTGCACACCTGCTGACTGCGACCAAAGAAGCCCTGCAGCGAGACGGACTCGATCACTACGTCGAGATGTTCGTCTCCAGGCCGGACGATGCGACATGCGCCGACGAGCTGCGACACAAGGTTGCGCAGTGGTGGGATCTGGACGAATTGCACCGGCAGTATGCCGAATTCGTCACTCGTTATGCCCCACTGCACGACGACCACACGAACGGACGGACCACAGATGCCGCGGCGTTCGCGACCTACGTGCGCTTGGTGACGGATTGGCGGCGGTTGCCCTACCGCGACCCCGGCCTACCGGTCGCCTATCTACCGGCGGACTGGGTGGGGCTCGTGGCAGAGCAGCTGTTCACCGATCTGCACCGGCAGTTGTCGGCACCCGCAACGGCACTAGTGCGCTGA
- a CDS encoding RidA family protein, producing the protein MVNYAINPANLPAPSGYSHGTLSGNTLYLGGQTALDANMQIVPGGIVEQFRQAFGNVLATLAEAGGRPGDLTSITIFLTDIPDYQAHGRQIGAVWRELAGAHYPAMAGIGCTALWQPEAMIEILGVAVIPDDRLRVPEDSAH; encoded by the coding sequence ATGGTCAACTACGCCATCAATCCGGCGAATCTTCCTGCGCCGTCTGGCTATTCGCATGGAACCCTGAGCGGCAACACCCTCTACCTCGGCGGTCAGACAGCGCTCGACGCGAACATGCAGATCGTCCCCGGTGGCATCGTGGAGCAATTTCGCCAGGCGTTCGGCAACGTGCTCGCGACCTTGGCCGAGGCAGGTGGCCGGCCGGGGGATCTCACCAGCATCACGATCTTCTTGACCGACATCCCTGACTATCAGGCCCACGGTCGGCAGATCGGTGCCGTGTGGCGCGAGCTGGCCGGAGCGCACTATCCCGCAATGGCCGGCATCGGATGCACCGCGCTGTGGCAACCGGAGGCGATGATCGAAATCCTCGGCGTCGCAGTGATTCCCGACGATCGGCTGCGCGTGCCGGAAGATTCAGCGCACTAG
- a CDS encoding cupin domain-containing protein, with product MNFDFSDYQLEGDPSAWVSEDGILRPVVTRAGEEDGRTMNSGGAVRMSGVSIQHTPARRLWFGKVQNDPGFRSGIHHHGEAETGGYVLSGRARIYYGNDFADHLDMEEGDWVFVPPFLPHIECNMSTTQELVWMTTRTPENLVVNIGDVDDSMLPGFRRA from the coding sequence ATGAACTTCGATTTCTCCGACTACCAGCTTGAGGGCGACCCGTCCGCCTGGGTGAGCGAGGACGGCATCCTGCGCCCCGTGGTCACCCGCGCCGGGGAGGAAGACGGCCGGACCATGAATTCCGGTGGCGCCGTTCGGATGTCCGGCGTGAGCATCCAGCACACGCCCGCCCGCCGACTGTGGTTCGGCAAGGTGCAGAACGATCCCGGCTTCCGGTCAGGGATCCACCACCACGGCGAAGCCGAGACCGGCGGGTACGTGCTGTCCGGGCGCGCCCGGATCTACTACGGCAACGACTTTGCCGATCACCTCGACATGGAGGAGGGCGACTGGGTGTTCGTGCCGCCGTTCCTGCCGCACATCGAGTGCAACATGTCCACGACGCAGGAGTTGGTCTGGATGACCACCCGCACCCCGGAGAACCTCGTGGTCAACATCGGCGACGTCGACGACTCGATGCTGCCGGGCTTCCGCCGCGCATGA